A genomic stretch from Pararhizobium sp. IMCC21322 includes:
- the hutU gene encoding urocanate hydratase: MNDPRKNSRDVYPPTGTELNAKSWLTEAPLRMLMNNLHPDVAENPHELVVYGGIGRAARTWHDFDQIVASLKDLEDDETLLVQSGKPVGVFKTHKDAPRVLIANSNLVPHWANWDHFNELDKKGLAMYGQMTAGSWIYIGTQGIVQGTYETFVEAGRQHYGGSLTGKWILTGGLGGMGGAQPLAAVMAGACCLAVECDETRADFRLRTRYVDEKTNSLDEALAMIERWTKAGEAKSVALIGNAADVFPELVKRGVHPDIVTDQTSAHDPVHGYLPQGWTVAEWREKQESDPKAVEKAARASMKVQVAAMVDFWNKGVPTLDYGNNIRQVAKDEGLENAFAFPGFVPAYIRPLFCRGIGPFRWCALSGDPEDIYKTDAKVKELIQDEHLHNWLDMARERIAFQGLPARICWVGLGVRDKLGLAFNEMVRNGELSAPIVIGRDHLDSGSVASPNRETEAMKDGSDAVSDWPLLNALLNTASGATWVSLHHGGGVGMGFSQHSGMVICCDGTEDADRRIERVLWNDPATGVMRHADAGYEDAIECAQENNLRLPGILGN, encoded by the coding sequence ATGAATGACCCTCGTAAAAATTCTCGTGACGTCTATCCGCCCACTGGCACTGAGTTGAATGCCAAAAGCTGGCTGACCGAAGCGCCGTTGCGGATGCTGATGAACAACCTGCATCCGGATGTCGCGGAGAACCCGCACGAATTGGTGGTCTATGGCGGCATTGGTCGTGCTGCACGGACATGGCATGATTTCGATCAGATTGTTGCCAGTCTGAAAGACCTTGAAGATGATGAAACCCTGTTGGTTCAGTCCGGTAAGCCGGTTGGTGTATTCAAAACTCACAAGGACGCGCCGCGTGTCCTGATTGCCAATTCCAATCTGGTTCCGCACTGGGCAAACTGGGATCATTTCAACGAATTGGATAAAAAAGGTCTGGCGATGTATGGCCAGATGACGGCCGGATCGTGGATTTACATTGGAACGCAGGGCATTGTTCAGGGCACTTATGAAACCTTTGTTGAGGCGGGTCGTCAGCATTATGGTGGTTCTCTCACCGGTAAATGGATACTGACCGGCGGTCTTGGCGGCATGGGCGGTGCGCAGCCGCTTGCAGCCGTGATGGCCGGGGCTTGCTGCCTTGCCGTGGAATGCGATGAAACCCGTGCGGATTTTCGTCTTCGTACACGCTATGTCGATGAAAAGACCAATTCACTGGATGAAGCGCTGGCCATGATCGAGCGCTGGACCAAAGCCGGTGAAGCAAAATCTGTCGCCCTGATTGGCAATGCGGCTGATGTATTTCCGGAACTGGTGAAACGCGGAGTTCATCCCGATATTGTGACCGATCAGACAAGTGCGCATGATCCTGTTCATGGCTATTTGCCTCAGGGTTGGACCGTGGCGGAATGGCGAGAAAAACAGGAAAGCGATCCAAAGGCAGTTGAGAAAGCCGCCCGTGCTTCCATGAAAGTGCAGGTAGCTGCGATGGTGGATTTCTGGAACAAAGGCGTCCCTACGCTGGATTATGGCAATAATATCCGTCAGGTGGCCAAGGATGAGGGGCTGGAAAATGCCTTTGCGTTTCCGGGGTTTGTACCGGCGTATATTCGCCCGTTGTTCTGCCGGGGCATCGGCCCGTTCCGCTGGTGCGCGCTGTCAGGCGATCCGGAAGACATTTACAAGACCGATGCCAAGGTGAAGGAACTTATTCAGGACGAACATCTGCATAACTGGCTGGATATGGCACGCGAGCGCATTGCATTTCAGGGGCTGCCAGCCCGAATTTGCTGGGTCGGTCTTGGGGTGCGGGACAAGCTGGGCCTGGCTTTCAATGAAATGGTCCGGAATGGCGAATTATCCGCACCAATTGTCATTGGACGCGATCATCTGGATTCTGGCTCCGTGGCGTCTCCGAACCGCGAGACCGAGGCCATGAAGGACGGGTCTGATGCTGTATCAGACTGGCCACTTTTGAATGCTTTGTTGAATACGGCCAGCGGAGCGACTTGGGTGTCTTTGCACCATGGTGGCGGTGTTGGTATGGGCTTTTCCCAGCATTCAGGCATGGTGATCTGCTGTGACGGTACAGAAGATGCAGACCGGCGGATTGAACGTGTGTTATGGAACGATCCCGCCACCGGCGTGATGCGCCATGCGGATGCTGGCTACGAAGACGCTATTGAATGCGCACAGGAAAACAATCTTCGCCTGCCAGGAATCCTGGGCAATTGA
- the hutG gene encoding N-formylglutamate deformylase has product MNPVDVEQGNNPVVLGQPHGGTYVPEELHARLNERGKGLADTDWHITRLYEGLLPGQTVVRASFHRYVIDANRDPEGHSLYPGQNTTGLCPTTDFDGNPIWLDGEEPTDSECEQRRVAFHKPYHDALLAEIARVKAIHGYAILYDCHSIRSHIPFLFEGTLPVFSIGTNNGVTCANSLEAATLDICRNAVGYDHVINGRFKGGWTTRHYGQPKTGVHAIQMELAQRAYMDEAVPWTYRPDLAAQLRPYLTEILTALGQGIQESTR; this is encoded by the coding sequence ATGAACCCGGTTGATGTAGAGCAAGGCAACAACCCTGTTGTTCTCGGCCAACCCCATGGTGGCACATATGTGCCGGAGGAACTACACGCACGGTTGAACGAGCGCGGCAAAGGCCTTGCTGATACAGATTGGCATATCACGCGCTTATATGAAGGCTTGCTGCCTGGACAGACAGTCGTGAGGGCGTCGTTTCATCGCTATGTCATTGATGCCAATCGTGATCCTGAGGGGCACTCGCTTTATCCCGGACAGAATACCACTGGCCTTTGTCCGACCACGGACTTTGATGGAAATCCTATCTGGCTGGACGGTGAAGAGCCGACCGACAGTGAATGTGAGCAGCGTCGGGTGGCCTTTCATAAACCCTATCATGATGCGCTTCTTGCTGAGATTGCGCGTGTCAAAGCCATCCACGGCTACGCCATTCTTTATGATTGTCATTCCATTCGCTCGCATATTCCTTTTCTGTTTGAAGGCACGCTGCCGGTGTTCAGCATTGGCACAAATAATGGTGTGACCTGTGCAAATTCGCTTGAAGCTGCCACTCTTGATATCTGCAGGAACGCAGTGGGTTACGACCATGTGATCAATGGGCGCTTCAAGGGTGGGTGGACGACCCGTCACTATGGCCAGCCGAAAACCGGCGTGCATGCCATCCAGATGGAATTGGCGCAGCGCGCCTACATGGATGAGGCGGTGCCTTGGACCTACCGGCCTGATCTTGCAGCGCAATTGCGTCCCTATCTGACCGAAATTCTGACGGCCCTCGGGCAAGGAATACAGGAATCAACAAGATGA
- the hutH gene encoding histidine ammonia-lyase, which produces MTELVLTPGQVSLSELGDVYWHGACVKLDRVCKDAVENAAQRIRIAAQGDVPIYGVNTGFGKLASIKIASEDAATLQRNLILSHCCGVGESIPRHMVRLMMSLKLLSFGRGASGVRWDCVELLEQMLARGVTPVIPAQGSVGASGDLAPLAHMTAVVIGEGRAEYQGTVMSGAEALEKAGLTPVILGPKEGLAFINGTQFSTAFALAGLFEAWRAAQNALVTSAMSTDAIMGSTAPTQPEIHALRGHRGQIEAAASIRALLDGSIIRESHIEDDTRVQDPYCIRCQPQVTGAAMDVLRQAAMTLEIEANAATDNPLVLTDPEIIVSGGNFHAEPVGFAADMIALAIAEIGAIAQRRIALMVDPALNHDLPPFLTPNPGLNSGLMIAEVTTAALMSENKHLANPCVTDSTPTSANQEDHVSMAAHGARRLLRMTANLNNILGVELLCAAQGIEFRAPLATSKPLQNVLARLRADVETIGEDRYMAPDLEAACQLVSSLEILQASGTDLPELAA; this is translated from the coding sequence TTGACTGAGTTGGTTCTGACCCCCGGCCAGGTATCACTAAGTGAATTGGGCGATGTTTATTGGCATGGTGCGTGCGTAAAGCTGGATCGGGTTTGCAAGGACGCGGTTGAGAACGCGGCCCAGCGCATACGGATTGCCGCGCAAGGTGATGTGCCGATTTATGGCGTGAACACCGGCTTTGGAAAACTTGCCAGTATCAAAATTGCTTCGGAAGATGCAGCAACACTGCAGCGTAATCTCATTTTGAGCCATTGCTGCGGTGTTGGTGAGTCAATCCCGCGCCATATGGTTCGGCTGATGATGTCTTTGAAGCTGCTGTCCTTCGGGCGTGGTGCCTCTGGCGTCAGGTGGGATTGCGTGGAGTTGCTGGAGCAGATGCTGGCGCGGGGCGTAACGCCTGTCATCCCGGCACAGGGTTCCGTTGGCGCTTCGGGCGATCTGGCGCCGCTGGCGCATATGACCGCTGTTGTGATTGGTGAAGGCCGGGCAGAGTATCAGGGCACAGTGATGTCCGGAGCTGAGGCTCTGGAGAAAGCCGGTCTGACACCGGTTATTCTTGGCCCCAAGGAAGGTCTGGCCTTTATCAACGGAACCCAGTTTTCAACCGCGTTTGCACTGGCTGGTCTGTTTGAAGCATGGCGGGCTGCCCAGAACGCGCTTGTGACCTCCGCCATGTCTACGGATGCCATTATGGGCTCTACGGCTCCCACTCAGCCCGAAATACATGCTTTGCGGGGCCATCGCGGCCAGATCGAAGCTGCGGCCTCTATCCGTGCGCTGTTGGACGGCTCCATCATCCGCGAAAGCCATATTGAGGACGATACAAGGGTGCAGGACCCATATTGCATTCGCTGTCAGCCGCAGGTGACAGGCGCTGCGATGGATGTGTTGCGCCAGGCTGCCATGACGCTTGAGATTGAAGCGAATGCGGCGACCGATAATCCACTGGTTCTGACGGACCCGGAAATCATCGTGTCTGGCGGTAATTTTCATGCCGAGCCGGTTGGCTTTGCAGCTGACATGATTGCGTTGGCCATTGCCGAAATCGGGGCCATTGCGCAGCGCCGTATTGCGCTGATGGTCGATCCTGCGCTGAACCATGATTTGCCACCCTTTCTGACACCCAATCCGGGTTTGAATTCGGGCTTGATGATCGCCGAAGTTACGACTGCGGCTTTGATGAGTGAGAACAAACATCTGGCCAATCCGTGCGTGACAGACAGCACGCCGACCAGTGCCAATCAGGAAGACCATGTGTCCATGGCTGCCCATGGTGCGCGTCGTCTGTTGCGGATGACGGCCAATCTGAACAACATTTTGGGCGTGGAATTGCTGTGTGCGGCACAGGGGATTGAGTTTCGTGCGCCGCTGGCGACCAGCAAACCTTTGCAAAACGTTCTGGCGCGACTGCGTGCAGATGTAGAGACAATCGGTGAAGATCGTTACATGGCACCTGATCTGGAGGCCGCCTGTCAGTTGGTCTCTTCGCTGGAAATTTTGCAGGCTTCCGGGACTGACTTGCCGGAGTTGGCGGCATGA
- the hutI gene encoding imidazolonepropionase — MTHDPYVLTCRSAATMSPDSGEAYGLLENAAIAVADGMIVWVGPEADLPDSFSAYSRHEFGQNLVTPSLIDCHTHAVHGGNRAQEFEMRLNGASYEEVARAGGGIVSTVRSTRAASEVDLLADALPRIDAMIAEGVSLIEIKSGYGLDQATELKMLRVARRIATLRPVRIQTTFLGAHAVPPEYSGKPDAYIDDVCIPTLRLAHAEGLVDAVDGFCEGIGFTPDQISRVFDVARELGLPIKLHAEQLSNLGGAKLAAYYQALSADHLEYLDEDGVAAMARCGTVAVLLPGAFYTLRETQKPPVSLMRKHGVTMAVATDCNPGSSPTSSLLLSMNMACTLFRMTPEEALAGATRNAASALGLSDTGTIAIGQRADLAIWNVEHPAELSYRIGFNALEKRIYGGAFD, encoded by the coding sequence ATGACCCACGATCCTTATGTCCTGACCTGTCGATCAGCCGCAACGATGAGCCCTGATAGCGGCGAAGCGTATGGCTTGCTGGAAAACGCTGCCATTGCGGTTGCTGATGGAATGATCGTTTGGGTTGGCCCAGAGGCTGACTTGCCCGACAGCTTTTCAGCATATTCCAGACATGAATTTGGTCAGAACCTGGTAACGCCTTCTCTGATTGATTGCCACACCCATGCAGTGCATGGTGGCAACCGCGCGCAGGAATTCGAGATGCGCCTGAACGGTGCCTCTTATGAGGAAGTTGCCAGGGCCGGTGGGGGCATTGTCTCAACCGTTCGCTCTACCCGGGCCGCCAGCGAAGTCGATCTGCTGGCCGATGCGCTGCCACGCATTGACGCCATGATCGCAGAAGGCGTCAGTCTGATTGAAATCAAGTCGGGTTACGGGCTTGATCAAGCAACCGAGTTAAAAATGCTGAGGGTCGCACGGCGCATTGCCACGCTGCGCCCGGTCCGTATTCAAACCACGTTTTTGGGAGCTCATGCAGTTCCGCCGGAGTATAGCGGCAAGCCTGATGCCTATATTGATGATGTGTGCATTCCGACACTGCGTCTTGCTCACGCCGAAGGTCTGGTGGATGCGGTGGACGGGTTTTGCGAGGGTATTGGTTTTACACCCGATCAGATTTCACGCGTCTTTGATGTGGCGCGAGAACTTGGATTGCCGATTAAGCTTCATGCTGAGCAATTATCCAATTTGGGCGGGGCAAAGCTTGCTGCTTACTATCAAGCTCTCTCGGCTGATCATCTGGAATATCTGGATGAAGATGGGGTGGCTGCGATGGCACGCTGTGGCACGGTCGCCGTGTTATTGCCCGGCGCATTCTACACACTTCGCGAAACCCAAAAGCCGCCTGTTTCGCTGATGCGCAAACACGGTGTGACTATGGCTGTGGCGACTGACTGCAATCCGGGTTCGTCGCCGACTTCATCGCTGCTCCTATCCATGAATATGGCCTGCACGTTGTTTCGAATGACGCCGGAAGAAGCCTTGGCGGGCGCGACGCGCAATGCCGCGTCAGCTTTGGGTCTTTCAGACACGGGAACAATTGCAATTGGCCAACGTGCCGATTTGGCCATCTGGAACGTCGAGCACCCTGCCGAGCTGTCCTATCGCATCGGTTTCAACGCGCTGGAAAAGCGCATTTATGGAGGCGCGTTTGACTGA
- a CDS encoding formimidoylglutamate deiminase, whose product MRIFSNRAWLSTNWTENVRVTIDDGTITEIERVVSADPADIQVDTLLPAQANLHSHSFQRAMAGMTEYRAAGRDSFWTWRTLMYKFLDHLTPEQMEAIAALVFMEMQEAGYASVGEFHYVHHQPGGQFYDNRSELSARILAAALKTGIGLTHLPVLYTYGGVEKAPLAGGQKRFGNSVDEFFLLLEEIELAMIDTPADYQLGIAPHSLRATSPEELSELISRHDTGPIHMHIAEQPKEVLEVSQWLGQRPVEWLLEHHDVTPNWCLIHATHMTDAETKALARSGAVVGLCPITEANLGDGPFNGATFLEAGGKFGIGSDSNIRISVAEELRTLEYSQRMRDLNRNILVKKSGSVGQNLYLSAAHGSAQAINRNAGKIETGFLADLVAIDSTSQYLCALTPEQLFDGFCFPADDHVITDLWSAGRHMVQDGRHVKRDKILTDYRKAIRDLTGALNTG is encoded by the coding sequence ATGAGAATCTTTTCAAATCGTGCCTGGCTCTCAACCAACTGGACTGAAAATGTGCGCGTCACCATTGATGACGGCACAATCACCGAAATTGAGAGAGTGGTAAGCGCTGATCCAGCCGACATTCAGGTAGATACGCTTTTGCCAGCACAGGCGAATTTGCACAGCCACAGCTTTCAACGCGCCATGGCCGGCATGACTGAGTACCGTGCCGCCGGACGAGACAGTTTCTGGACATGGCGGACCCTGATGTACAAGTTTCTGGACCACCTCACGCCAGAGCAGATGGAAGCCATTGCAGCCCTGGTTTTCATGGAAATGCAGGAAGCTGGATATGCATCCGTTGGAGAGTTTCACTATGTCCACCACCAGCCTGGCGGGCAATTCTATGACAATCGCTCAGAACTATCAGCGCGCATTCTTGCGGCAGCATTGAAAACCGGCATCGGGCTTACGCATCTGCCGGTGCTGTACACTTATGGCGGCGTTGAGAAAGCACCGCTGGCAGGAGGCCAGAAGCGTTTTGGCAATTCTGTCGACGAGTTCTTCCTGTTACTGGAAGAAATTGAACTGGCAATGATCGATACACCGGCAGATTACCAGCTTGGCATTGCGCCCCATTCACTACGCGCGACCTCCCCTGAAGAATTGAGCGAACTCATATCGCGCCATGACACAGGGCCAATCCACATGCACATTGCCGAACAGCCGAAGGAAGTTCTTGAAGTCTCTCAATGGCTGGGACAAAGGCCTGTAGAATGGTTGCTGGAGCATCATGATGTAACACCAAACTGGTGCCTCATTCACGCAACGCACATGACCGATGCAGAAACCAAAGCCCTTGCCCGCTCTGGCGCCGTGGTAGGCCTGTGCCCCATAACAGAAGCCAATCTGGGTGATGGGCCGTTCAATGGAGCCACATTCCTTGAGGCGGGTGGAAAATTCGGCATTGGGTCGGATTCAAATATCCGAATTTCGGTGGCGGAAGAACTGCGCACATTGGAATACAGCCAACGCATGCGCGATTTGAACCGCAACATATTGGTAAAAAAATCAGGGTCTGTCGGGCAAAACCTTTATCTCAGTGCCGCTCATGGTAGCGCTCAAGCCATCAACCGAAACGCAGGCAAGATTGAAACAGGATTTTTGGCAGATCTTGTGGCGATAGATAGCACAAGCCAATATCTGTGCGCCCTTACTCCAGAGCAATTGTTTGACGGATTTTGCTTCCCCGCAGATGACCATGTCATAACCGATCTTTGGTCCGCCGGGCGGCATATGGTTCAGGACGGCAGACACGTTAAACGCGATAAAATCCTGACGGATTACCGCAAGGCAATTCGTGATCTGACCGGAGCACTGAACACTGGGTAA
- the hutC gene encoding histidine utilization repressor translates to MRAAPKAPEESGKESGKDEPRSLHLRILEEVQDNIVSGRWPPGFRIPFETEMAREYGCSRMTVNKVLTQLTQSGLLVRNRKSGTFVKAPQSLSAALQITSIRTEVEQSGKTYSYTLLGDEVRALKAEEQTRFGFQELDQVREITCLHSANGAPFCLEERIINMEAVPEIRQVDFTEEAPGNWLLKKVPWNSAEHQIMAVSASDHVAKALQIAMSDACLVVERTTQNEKGYVTWAKLSYPGDQHRMFASFTPTG, encoded by the coding sequence ATGAGAGCTGCCCCGAAAGCCCCTGAAGAGTCCGGTAAAGAATCTGGCAAAGACGAGCCCAGATCGCTGCATTTGCGGATTCTGGAAGAAGTTCAGGACAACATCGTCTCTGGCAGATGGCCGCCAGGATTTCGCATTCCCTTCGAAACCGAGATGGCACGCGAATATGGCTGCTCGCGCATGACCGTGAACAAGGTTTTGACGCAACTAACCCAATCCGGGCTTTTGGTCAGAAACCGCAAATCCGGCACCTTTGTTAAAGCCCCGCAATCCTTGTCAGCAGCATTGCAGATTACAAGCATCCGCACGGAAGTGGAGCAATCCGGCAAAACCTATTCCTACACGCTTCTGGGCGATGAGGTCCGGGCTTTGAAGGCAGAGGAACAAACCCGTTTTGGATTCCAGGAATTGGATCAAGTGCGTGAAATCACGTGCCTTCATTCCGCAAATGGAGCACCATTTTGTCTGGAAGAACGCATCATCAACATGGAAGCGGTTCCTGAAATACGGCAGGTGGATTTTACAGAAGAAGCCCCCGGAAACTGGTTGCTTAAAAAGGTTCCGTGGAATTCAGCGGAACATCAGATCATGGCGGTCTCTGCCTCTGATCACGTCGCCAAAGCATTACAGATTGCAATGAGTGATGCCTGCCTTGTTGTCGAGCGGACGACGCAAAATGAAAAGGGGTATGTCACCTGGGCAAAATTGTCGTATCCAGGTGATCAGCATCGCATGTTTGCCAGTTTCACCCCAACCGGCTGA
- a CDS encoding alpha-hydroxy acid oxidase produces MVNIDDLRTLAQRRLPKIFFDYIDGGAFSETTAGRNRTDFSNWCLTQRVLKQKEMPDLSCDYLGSQHALPFMLGPVGFLGLYRGRGEVLAAQAAKAKGIPMCLSTFSIGSIGTLRKKVGGDLQFQLYMDRDKSFVEDLLQSAVDADIDVLYLTVDTSVTSVREKDVRNGFRALTKITPALAFSMMQRPAWCLDILRAGSPNVEAVADYPEFGKGALEQASNLSGRLDASLTWDDVKWLRSKWKKRLVVKGILSAEDAKIAKDCGADAVVISNHGGRQLDFASSTISVLPSVREAVGPDFCVLIDGGFRRGSEIAIALALGASGVLLGRAYAFGLAAGGREGVEKAIDILSVELSITLKLMGLSGVKELQSNGAECVSRLG; encoded by the coding sequence GTGGTCAACATTGACGATTTGAGGACTTTGGCGCAGCGACGGCTGCCAAAAATCTTCTTTGACTATATTGATGGCGGCGCGTTTTCAGAGACCACGGCCGGGCGCAACCGGACTGATTTTTCCAATTGGTGCCTGACCCAACGTGTTCTGAAGCAAAAGGAAATGCCTGATCTGAGCTGTGACTATCTTGGCTCGCAGCATGCGCTTCCCTTTATGCTGGGCCCGGTTGGTTTTTTGGGCCTGTATCGGGGCCGAGGTGAAGTTCTTGCGGCACAGGCGGCAAAGGCAAAGGGCATTCCTATGTGCCTGTCGACCTTCTCAATCGGCAGTATCGGGACACTTCGCAAGAAAGTTGGCGGTGATCTGCAGTTCCAGCTTTACATGGATCGCGATAAATCATTCGTCGAAGATCTGCTGCAATCTGCTGTCGATGCCGACATTGATGTGCTTTACCTGACCGTAGATACCTCGGTTACCTCTGTGCGGGAGAAGGATGTCCGGAATGGGTTTCGGGCGCTTACCAAAATTACGCCTGCACTCGCATTTTCCATGATGCAGCGTCCGGCCTGGTGTCTGGATATTCTGCGCGCCGGATCACCCAATGTGGAAGCGGTGGCGGATTATCCGGAGTTTGGCAAAGGCGCGCTGGAACAGGCGTCCAACCTGTCTGGTCGGCTGGATGCTTCGCTGACCTGGGATGATGTCAAATGGCTGCGTAGCAAATGGAAGAAACGATTGGTGGTAAAAGGCATTCTTTCCGCTGAAGATGCCAAAATCGCCAAAGACTGCGGTGCAGATGCGGTTGTGATTTCAAATCATGGTGGTCGTCAGCTGGATTTCGCCAGTTCCACAATTTCGGTTCTGCCATCCGTTCGGGAAGCGGTGGGGCCGGATTTTTGTGTTTTGATCGATGGTGGCTTTCGCCGTGGCAGTGAAATTGCCATTGCGCTTGCTTTGGGCGCAAGCGGTGTGCTGCTGGGACGTGCCTACGCTTTTGGACTGGCCGCTGGCGGGCGTGAAGGTGTTGAAAAGGCAATCGATATTCTGTCCGTCGAACTGTCCATTACACTTAAATTGATGGGGCTGTCAGGCGTGAAGGAATTGCAGTCCAATGGCGCAGAGTGCGTCAGCCGGTTGGGGTGA
- a CDS encoding zinc-binding dehydrogenase yields MKAVRLHDKLDLRCEDVAKAPDPAPDEVRVQVAYAGICGSDIHNFNTGQWISRKPSIAGHEFSGIIEAVGSNVSGLEVGDKIAADSRYYCSECANCRSGKVHLCESLGFVGEAIDGGFADFITVPAKLCLKCKPDAAMDIAALAEPLAVALHALNLLNIPNDEPLLIIGCGPIGALSALASTCKSSRALFVCDVNAIRAERCAELSSAAVVDLADFSQSDSSAEKPVRYVLDTSGNVGVIEMLLQKMSGCTIGLVGIGSGELTIDPVHLVEREISIVGCHAFADELPEAVALLHERADQFDGIIGERITLDQTVAAYGVISSGTSPAIKTLIEVSGA; encoded by the coding sequence ATGAAAGCTGTTCGACTGCATGACAAGCTGGATTTGCGCTGTGAAGACGTCGCGAAGGCCCCTGATCCTGCTCCAGATGAGGTGCGTGTTCAGGTGGCTTATGCGGGCATTTGTGGTTCTGACATCCATAACTTCAACACCGGGCAATGGATCAGCCGAAAACCATCCATTGCGGGGCATGAATTCTCCGGGATTATCGAAGCTGTCGGATCGAATGTCAGCGGCCTTGAAGTCGGTGACAAGATTGCGGCAGATTCACGCTATTATTGCAGTGAGTGTGCAAATTGCCGATCAGGCAAGGTCCATTTATGCGAAAGCCTGGGCTTTGTCGGTGAGGCGATTGATGGCGGGTTTGCCGATTTTATAACAGTCCCTGCAAAGCTGTGTCTCAAATGCAAACCAGATGCTGCGATGGATATCGCCGCTTTGGCAGAGCCTTTGGCTGTCGCACTTCATGCCTTGAACCTGTTGAACATCCCCAATGATGAGCCATTGCTGATTATTGGGTGTGGCCCAATAGGCGCATTGAGCGCTCTTGCCTCGACCTGCAAGTCCAGTCGCGCGCTGTTCGTTTGCGACGTGAATGCTATCAGAGCTGAGCGTTGTGCAGAATTATCTAGTGCAGCCGTGGTTGATCTGGCGGATTTCTCGCAATCTGACAGCAGCGCTGAAAAGCCTGTCAGGTATGTTCTGGATACTTCCGGCAATGTTGGTGTCATCGAAATGTTGCTGCAAAAAATGTCAGGCTGCACCATCGGTCTTGTCGGAATTGGATCGGGTGAATTGACCATCGATCCGGTTCATCTGGTGGAGCGTGAAATTTCAATTGTCGGCTGTCATGCATTCGCAGATGAATTGCCCGAAGCGGTTGCATTGCTGCATGAAAGGGCTGACCAATTTGATGGTATAATTGGTGAGCGGATTACGCTGGACCAGACCGTTGCAGCCTATGGGGTGATTTCGTCCGGTACATCACCGGCAATCAAAACATTGATTGAGGTGTCCGGTGCGTGA
- the hisD gene encoding histidinol dehydrogenase, giving the protein MSSVSFYETANLNSEAYKNLLRRSESDLSVFMEKVEPIIEAVRTEGDAALVRYGREFDGAKPLTEATLKVSEAEFDAAFDTVDAEVIEAIEYGITNIRSFHEEQKPDPMWFKEIRPGAFAGDRYTPIQSVALYVPRGKGAFPSVTMMTSVPAVVAEVPELAIFTPPTPDGSVDAATLVAARIAGVETIYKCGGAQAVAAAAFGTKTIKPALKIVGPGSPWVVAAKRRLSDMIDPGLPAGPSEAIIFADESVHGGLAALDLLVEAEHGPDSSAFLVTHSRRVAEEALAALPDHWAEMTEQRVEFSKAVLCGENGGIVLTSSLEESYKFINDYAPEHLELLSTEPFEHLGHITEASEILMGPHTPVSIGNFALGPNAVLPTSQGARTYGPLSVHDFVKCSSIGYVTRPAYAEMAKHARVLARYEGFSSHENAVSDMRQKYLGNR; this is encoded by the coding sequence ATGTCATCTGTATCTTTTTACGAAACCGCAAATCTGAACTCTGAAGCCTATAAAAATCTGCTGAGGCGATCAGAATCCGACCTGTCTGTTTTCATGGAGAAGGTGGAGCCGATTATTGAAGCGGTGAGAACAGAAGGTGATGCTGCGCTTGTCCGTTATGGGCGTGAGTTTGATGGGGCCAAGCCGTTAACGGAAGCCACGCTGAAAGTCAGCGAAGCGGAGTTTGATGCGGCATTTGACACTGTTGATGCCGAGGTCATTGAGGCCATTGAATATGGTATCACCAATATCAGATCATTCCATGAAGAGCAGAAGCCTGATCCTATGTGGTTCAAGGAAATTCGCCCCGGCGCATTTGCCGGAGATCGCTATACGCCCATTCAATCTGTCGCGCTCTATGTGCCGCGTGGCAAAGGTGCATTTCCGTCTGTGACCATGATGACATCGGTGCCAGCCGTTGTGGCAGAGGTGCCGGAGTTGGCTATTTTCACACCGCCGACGCCCGATGGGTCTGTCGATGCTGCAACACTGGTCGCAGCACGTATTGCCGGGGTTGAAACCATCTATAAATGTGGTGGCGCCCAAGCGGTAGCTGCAGCCGCGTTTGGAACGAAAACGATCAAGCCGGCGCTCAAGATTGTCGGGCCGGGCAGCCCGTGGGTTGTGGCCGCAAAACGGCGCCTGTCTGATATGATTGACCCAGGTCTTCCGGCAGGCCCATCGGAAGCGATAATCTTTGCTGATGAAAGCGTGCATGGCGGGTTGGCGGCGCTTGACCTGCTGGTGGAAGCTGAGCATGGGCCCGACAGTTCCGCATTTCTCGTTACACACTCACGGCGGGTTGCAGAAGAAGCCTTGGCGGCGCTTCCTGATCATTGGGCCGAGATGACAGAGCAGCGCGTGGAATTTTCCAAAGCTGTGCTGTGCGGCGAAAATGGCGGCATCGTCCTCACATCATCGCTGGAAGAGAGCTATAAATTCATCAATGACTACGCACCGGAACACCTTGAACTGCTGTCCACAGAACCGTTCGAACATCTGGGACACATCACCGAGGCTTCCGAGATTTTGATGGGGCCGCATACTCCGGTTTCCATTGGCAATTTCGCGCTGGGGCCGAACGCTGTTCTGCCTACAAGCCAAGGTGCGCGGACCTATGGCCCGCTTTCTGTGCATGATTTCGTCAAATGCTCATCCATTGGCTACGTCACCCGTCCTGCTTATGCGGAGATGGCCAAACATGCGCGGGTTCTGGCGCGTTATGAAGGCTTTTCGTCCCATGAAAACGCGGTTTCGGACATGCGTCAGAAGTATCTGGGCAATCGCTGA